In Sorghum bicolor cultivar BTx623 chromosome 10, Sorghum_bicolor_NCBIv3, whole genome shotgun sequence, one genomic interval encodes:
- the LOC8081286 gene encoding sphinganine C4-monooxygenase 1, whose protein sequence is MAFAVSDELLGTFVPIAVYWLYSGLYVVLDGLGMDDYRLHPKGEEVRNIVSKWTVVRGVLVQQAFQIAVSLLLFTALGDEDGTVKKQPPALVIALQFIIAMFVMDTWQYFMHRYMHINKFLYKHIHSKHHTLVVPYAFGALYNHPLEGLILDTIGGALSFLVSGMTPRIGIFFFSFATIKTVDDHCGLWLPGNILHVFFSNNSAYHDIHHQLYGNKYNFSQPFFVMWDKILGTYMPYALETRKGGGFEARPVKLNQAEQTKAD, encoded by the exons ATGGCATTTGCGGTCTCCGACGAGCTGCTGGGCACCTTCGTGCCGATTGCGGTGTACTGGCTCTACTCGGGGCTCTACGTCGTCCTGGACGGGCTCGGGATGGACGACTACAGGCTCCATCCCAAGGGGGAGGAGGTCAGGAACATTGTGTCCAAGTGGACGGTCGTCAGGGGCGTCCTTGTTCAGCAGGCGTTTCAAATCGCTGTCTCCCTTCTTCTCTTCACG GCTCTTGGTGACGAGGATGGAACAGTGAAGAAGCAGCCCCCGGCTCTGGTAATAGCATTGCAATTTATCATTGCAATGTTTGTCATGGACACATGGCAGTACTTCATGCACAGATACATGCATATCAACAAATTCTTGTACAAGCACATCCACTCTAAGCACCACACTCTTGTCGTCCCCTACGCCTTTGGAGCTCTGTACAACCACCCCCTGGAGGGACTCATCCTGGACACCATCGGCGGTGCACTCTCGTTCCTCGTCTCTGGCATGACCCCAAGGATTGGCATATTCTTCTTCTCATTTGCGACCATCAAGACCGTCGATGACCACTGTGGTCTGTGGCTTCCTGGGAACATCCTCCATGTATTCTTCAGCAACAACAGCGCTTACCATGACATCCACCACCAGCTCTATGGAAACAAGTACAACTTCTCGCAGCCCTTCTTTGTCATGTGGGACAAGATCCTCGGAACATACATGCCTTACGCTCTGGAG
- the LOC8065522 gene encoding uncharacterized protein LOC8065522 produces MVKKPNGAAKATATSADAAAQPSKANPSTPGSVKARPTKANPSTPGTGKATKFKKVKVKANREKPAVAAAAVDKVAPVGAGTGDGDADASAVLPQPSNVAEAVQKQPSDVADEASPVVQTQPSNVAEASPVVQTPKSTTFAEASPVAQTQKPATDAEGSVPAPMPAIAEASASSPKPKPKPKPKPAHANADAAAAISASKGKDKAVDADNNGSDGRMKSRRRRGRGGKGKEVVEDGGSKGKEGKKSVGKKEERGDRKVAGFIFMCNAKTKKECYQNRLFGMPSGKIGMVKKIRPGVKLFLYDFDLKLLYGVYKAASHGGLNLVQEAFNGKFPAQVKFNIDKDCRPLPESSLKQAIKENYSARSKFDPELTTRQVQRLLSLFKSVNAPQSVPNNHREERRHYEERRMPYHHFEERRPSLPIEEVRQPRFDEERRPAVRHVPLEDPYRAPRFAPVQGDHHRYYQPPALAPEPRHIPLVLEPRYVPPALDHHHGPTVPELRHVPAAYYRTLAPSGDSYYRPVENLVPERYATVADITTRDPIIRDHTALPGEASARADRLDDLYRTRGAHVEDLYRPGEIAARADRVGITTRADRVEELYRSDRLVNRAVDPPHSAYLTAGYETNPAYAETSIRPVSARVSGPGAPVSSHYSFTGGPVYR; encoded by the exons ATGGTGAAGAAGCCCAACGGCGCTGCCAAGGCCACGGCGACTTCTGCCGACGCGGCAGCCCAGCCATCCAAGGCGAATCCGTCCACCCCTGGGTCGGTCAAGGCCCGGCCAACCAAGGCGAATCCGTCCACCCCTGGGACTGGCAAGGCCACGaagtttaagaaggtgaaggtcaAGGCCAACCGCGAGAAGCCAGCGGTTGCTGCCGCAGCTGTTGACAAGGTCGCCCCGGTAGGCGCAGGCACTGGTGATGGCGATGCAGATGCATCGGCGGTTTTACCGCAGCCATCCAATGTTGCTGAGGCGGTGCAAAAGCAGCCATCCGATGTTGCTGATGAGGCATCGCCTGTGGTGCAAACTCAGCCATCCAATGTTGCTGAGGCATCACCTGTGGTGCAAACGCCTAAGTCAACCACTTTTGCTGAGGCATCACCTGTGGCACAGACACAGAAGCCAGCCACTGATGCTGAAGGATCGGTGCCTGCACCAATGCCAGCCATTGCTGAAGCATCAGCTTCGTCGccaaagccaaagccaaagccaaagccaaaaCCAGCTCATGCTAatgctgatgctgcagctgcaatTTCTGCCAGCAAGGGAAAGGACAAGGCCGTGGATGCTGATAACAACGGGAGTGATGGCAGGATGAAGAGCAGAAGGAGGAGGGGTAGGGGTGGCAAGGGGAAGGAGGTTGTGGAGGATGGAGGAAGTAAGGGAAAGGAGGGGAAGAAGTCTGTgggcaagaaggaagaaagGGGTGACCGTAAGGTTGCAGGGTTTATATTCATGTGCAATGCAAAGACTAAGAAGGAGTGCTACCAGAACCGCTTGTTCGGGATGCCCAGTGGGAAGATTGGAATGGTCAAGAAGATAAGGCCAGGGGTGAAGCTGTTCCTGTATGATTTTGACTTGAAGCTTCTGTATGGTGTGTACAAGGCAGCATCACATGGTGGGCTGAACCTTGTCCAAGAAGCATTTAATGGGAAATTCCCTGCACAG GTTAAGTTTAATATTGATAAAGATTGCCGTCCTCTCCCTGAGAGTAGTCTCAAGCAAGCCATCAAGGAAAATTACAGTGCAAGGAGCAAATTTGACCCTGAGCTCACCACAAGACAA GTCCAAAGGTTACTTTCTCTGTTTAAGTCTGTTAATGCTCCACAATCTGTTCCAAATAATCACCGTGAAGAAAGGCGTCACTATGAAGAACGAAGGATGCCATATCATCATTTTGAAGAAAGGCGGCCTTCATTGCCTATTGAAGAAGTGCGTCAGCCACGGTTTGATGAGGAAAGGCGCCCTGCAGTTAGACATGTTCCTCTTGAGGATCCATATAGGGCACCACGCTTTGCTCCAGTTCAGGGTGATCACCACAGATATTATCAACCACCAGCACTTGCACCTGAGCCTCGGCACATTCCTCTTGTTCTAGAGCCTCGCTATGTTCCACCGGCCCTAGATCATCACCATGGGCCTACTGTGCCAGAGCTTCGACATGTCCCTGCTGCATATTATCGCACTTTAGCTCCATCTGGTGATTCATACTATCGGCCTGTTGAGAATCTGGTGCCTGAGCG ATATGCAACTGTGGCTGACATAACCACTAGAGATCCAATCATTAGGGATCACACAGCACTGCCAGGAGAGGCATCTGCTCGAGCAGACCGCTTGGATGATCTTTACCGGACTCGTGGTGCTCATGTGGAGGATCTGTACCGTCCAGGGGAAATTGCTGCTCGTGCTGATCGTGTGGGGATCACCACTAGAGCTGATCGTGTGGAGGAACTCTACCGTTCTGATCGACTTGTTAACCGTGCTGTGGACCCCCCTCATTCAGCCTACCTTACAGCTGGTTATGAGACTAACCCTGCTTATGCTGAAACGAGCATCAGGCCTGTCTCTGCAAGGGTTAGTGGACCTGGTGCGCCGGTTTCGTCACACTATTCCTTCACTGGTGGTCCAGTATATCGGTGA